The following nucleotide sequence is from Cytobacillus sp. IB215665.
TTTACAACGAGTAAAATTTCAACGGCTTTTTCATTTCAGAGGTGGGTTTTGTCCCAGCCTCTTTTACACTTCCTATAAAGCTACGTCTTACGTATAGCCTAAAGAGGAATAGCTTCTAATGAACTTACATGTCAATAGTGTTTACCAACCTTCAAACTAATACATAAATACGGTCGCACCTACGATTATTAATAGGATAAACAATATTACGAGTAATACAAACGATGACCCACCGTATGGTCCACCATATCCATAACCAGGATATCCATAACAACCAGATCCGCAATACATACCCTTTTAACACCTCCCTGTATATCATCACTATTACTGTATGATGACTAGTCAAATAACGATATGGATAAACGCGGAGATGTCTAGGAATTTTATAGGTTAATGTAAGGGAGGGGGAATATTAAAAGAGGCTTTAATTAGGCTGTTTACACTTTTATGATGTTTTTATACTGAGACATTACAATTAATAAATTCAGAAGAAGCCTCAATTAGCTGTTCTAATGTAGTAAAAATTGATACTAAATATACGAGAAAGAGATATAGCTTTTTTAAAACTTTCTATCTATTTCATTTTGCTTCTGTTCAAAGTACCTTTCTCCCTTTTCCATCATATTCTCAAATTTTCTCCAAAAAGAATCACTTGTATTGTCAAGTTTACCTAAATCTGAATCAAGCTCCCTTGCCCACTGATCAACTTTAGGAGGTGGTTTTTCGTTTGTTTCAGCTTCTCCTGTTATATCTGATAGAAATTTTGCTAACTCCTTCCAAAAATCTGGCACATTCATCACTCATTTCCTATATAGTTACCATAATATATTCGTGATGAATGCAGGTTGTTCACCAAATCATAGTTGTACGTATTCATGAATACTATCGAAACCATTTTATATATTTTTCTGTAATTTTCGGTAACGAGCTATTAAACAGCTTTTCACGCCAATACAAATCAGTTGTTCGCTGTACAGCTGCAGCATGGTTTGGATAAGGGTGTATGACTTGAGAAACTGAACCAATTTTTTGATTATATTGCTTAGCGTACACGATTTCTTGCATCCAATCTCCTGCACCTACACCTACTGCATGAGCACCGATTATTTTACCTTTGTTATTTGCAATAATTTTAACCATGCCATTTGTGTTATGGTCACTTACAAATCTGTCTACATCAGCTAGAGGTTGAGAGAATACTGAAATATCCCCATATGTTTCTTTTGCTTCTCTCTCAGTTAACCCTAGATGAAAAACCTCTGGATCAGAATAAGTTACCCATGGGACGTTATCATAATTGACCTTTTTTGAAATTCCTAACACAGCATTTTGTACGATTAACTTACCTTCCATACCGGCTACATGTGTAAATGGAAACCTTCCATTCACATCCCCAACAGCAAATATATGTTTAATATTTGTACGTAAATAATCGTCTACGACAACAGTGCCGCGTTGATCAACTTGTACACCTGCAGCTGATAAATTAAGCTTTGCTGTATTTGGAATTCTTCCAGAGGCAATGAGAATTTGGTCAACTTGTAATTGTACCTGACTATCGTCCTTTTTTATAGAAACGGATATATGTCCAGACTGTTTACTAACCTCTTCTACTGATGCATTTGTATAAATCGTCATTTCATCTTCAAGATGTTTTTGAACATACGGAACGATTTCTTCATCTTCTTTTGATAACAGTATCTCACTTCGCTCAACTACAGTAACCTCGCTACCAAAGCGAGCCAAAGATTGTGCAAGCTCTAAACCAATAGGACCTCCACCAATGACTAATAATCGACCAGGAGCTTCCTTCAAAGAAAAAATTGTTTCATTCGTTATATAATCAATATCATTCATTCCTTTGATTGGTGGAATAAACGGCCTTGATCCAGTAGATATGACAATTCTCTTCCCGTACACGACTTCTCCTGTACTAATTTCGATTTCGTGAGAAGATCGAAAGCTTCCGATACCGATATATACGTCTACTCCCATACTTCGAAATCTATCGGCATCATCATGTTTTGCTATCGTATTAATTGCTAATTTTACTCTAGTCATTGCTGCGTCTAGCGATGGTTTTCCTTGTAATTGAAGTCCAAATTGTTCTGTTTGCGTTTTTGCATGGTGAACGATCTTAGCTGACTCTATTAGTGCTTTCGATGGAACACAGCCGTAATGCAAGCAATCTCCACCAGGTTGTTCTTCCTTTTCAATCAACGCTACTTTTGCTCCTAATGAACTAGCACCCGCTGCAACTGTTAGTCCACCTGCACCGCCACCAATAACTACTAGGTCGTATTTTTTCACTGTTCTTCCCACCTTATGATAAAATTCTTTTTGCTTCTAATAATCGCTGAGCTGTTGTAAAAATTTCAACCACTAGAAAAAGTAATGTCAACCATACAAGCACATTCGTAAATATCATCATTGCTGAAAAAAGTAAAAACCCTTCTGTTCGTTCTGCTAAACCAGGTTGGTAATAAAAAGATTTAATACCTTCTTTCTCCGTAACTGCACCGACTGTTAAAAAAATTGTCATTGCAACAATGATTGACACACTTAATAATAAAAGGCTCCACATCGCATCTGGGTAACGAAATGCCAAACCTAAAATAACACTAATCTCTACAACGCGATCGAATGTTACATCTAGGACCGTACCAAATGGCGATGGTTTTGTTAGTCGTGCCATTGTGCCATCAACTGCATCTAAAAAACCAGAAACCCATAAAGCGATCAGTGCTAATACGGTATAATCGAAATAAATGAAAACACCAGTTGTTATACCAATTACAAACGAAATCACTGTTGTTTGATTTGCAGACAAACCTATTTTCAACAAACCCTTTGCCGATCTTTGAAAGATAGGTTGTACGTACTTCCTCGCATGTGTATCAAGCATGATTACGCCTCCGTTAATTAATTGATTTTGATTACTTCGTTAAACCTAACCTTTTTTTAAGTTTCTTACTTGTAAAAATCGGAATAATTAATGCGAGTAGAAATACGATCACTGCAATAATAACGATCTTCATATCTCCATGAGCAAAGCTTGAGCCTAAAAAGTTATAAGCAAATGTTCCGGGAATAATACCAATAAACGTTGCTAAGACAAAATCTTTAAACCGAACCTTTGAAATACCTGCGATATAACTAATCATGTCGAAATTAAATATTGGCAACAAGCGTAACAATAAGACATATATAAAGCCTTGTTTTTCAATTTGAGTTTGAATAGATTTGGCCTTTCCAGTCCATTCTTTATTACTAATATTTTTCCCTAGCTTACGGGCAACCCAAAATGATAAAGCGGCACCACATGTTGCCCCTACTACTGTATAAATGGTGCCATTAACAGCCCCAAAAGCTAATCCAGCAGCTAACGAAAGAATAGAAGCTGGAAACAGGATAAGTGGACGTACAGTATATAAAATGACATAAATAACTGGCGCAAACAGGCCAAATGATAATATCCATTCTCTTATTAACGTCGGAGTTATATTTAAATATTTGTTATTAATCCATATTAAAGTAATAAGAACAGCTATTAATAATATGATTTTTATAATCGTTTGCTTTTTCATTTGCTCCCTCCGTTCATTTCGTTTTTTAAAGAAAGCTCTGTCTGTAAACTTTGTTGCTATAGTTCCTAAAATAGCAAAGATACCCCAAAACCTAGTTGTGTACGTGTTTATTTCTTAGTACGAAAGCAACATTCTATACGAAAACAGCATAATAAATATACTTCTAAGCAAGGAATGTGTGTACGTTACTTCGGTTAGTCACTAGCTTTACTTTTTCTCCTATTTTCACACGACTGTTTGAAGGAACGATTACACTTTTATTTATATTATCTACTTCTATTTGATCAAAAAGTTGACCATGTTTGATGAATCTATTAATCACCATTCCACTAAAAGCTAGTTTGTGCTGATCAATTTGATTATTGCTCGGAAGTAATTCCAATTCTTGGATAGGTATAAACTTGTTATGATCTGTGATAAGACCATCACTGAAAAATCTAGCTACTTCCACGTTTACAGGATGAGTGTAAACATCTAGTGGAGCACCTAATTGCTGGATTTTATTTTCCATAACAATCGCCACCCGATTACCAATTGTCATCGCTTCTTCTTTATCATGTGTAACAAAGATTGTCGTAATATTTTCTTTCTGTAATAGAGAAACTACCCATTCTCTAATAGATGAACGCAATTCAGGGTCTAAGCTACTAAATGGTTCATCTAATAATAGCAGCTTCGGTTTAGTCATTAGTGCCCGTCCTAATGCTACACGCTGTTGTTGACCACCTGACAGCTCATAAGGATATTTCTTTTCATAATCCATTAATTCAATTTTTTCTAGAAGCTGTCTCGCATGATACATACGGTTTCTTCTTTGTTTATATAGCTTTTTTGCACCGTACATAATGTTTTCAAGTACTGTTAAATGGGGGAAAAGGAGGGGATGCTGAAACATCATTACAATAGGTCTATCTTCCGCTTTGGCATGAGTTACATTTATACCATCTACCCATATTTCTCCTGTAGATACTTGCTCAAGCCCCGCAATACTGCGAAGTATCGTTGTTTTCCCTGAACCAGATGGCCCAACTAAACTAAGTATCTCCCCTTGATCAAGTTGAAAATTAATGTCATCAACAACTGAAGTTTTACCATACTGCATTGACACGTTTATGCAAGATACAAATGATTCATCCATTTCATAGCACCTCTTTATCTTTTAGCAATATATATAACTGTTCTTATGACTAGTTCAATACATAACATAAACCCGATAGGGAGGATGGCAAATAGAATAGAAAAGCTAGCAATTACCGCATCATCTACTGTATTAAAATAAGGGTAGTAAATCGTCGCTAACGTCACTACCGTACCACCTCCGATAAGTGCTGTTAAAACGTATTGACTTAGTGAAATGACAAATATGAGAAATGACGCGGTACGTACACTAGGATATAGTAATGGTAAAGTAATCGTAGCAAATATCTTTAACGGTGATGCACCTAACGATTTCGCTTGTTCTTCCCATTTCACTCCAATACGTTCATATCCAGCTCTTAAAATTCTAACAGTATAAGGAACAGTTGGAATTAAATGAACAATGGTTACACCTAACCAATGGTCGGCTAACCCCAATTTAATAAAAGTAATGTGTAATCCCATTGCAACCGCTAAACTTGGAATTAGAATAGGAAGTAATAGCAGTGTTTCAAACATTGACTTACCAAAAAAACTCTTTTGTGCTAGTCCTTTCGCAGCAGGAAACGCAATGATAAAGTTTAGAATTAATACACCTATGCCAATTGTAATAGTCGTTTGAAGCGCCTCAATCAGTTTTTGATCTTTAAACAAAATCATCCAGCCTCTAGCCGAGTAATGTTCAGGTACAACATGACCAAAACGCCAACCGTATGAAAAGCTGTTTACCACTATTAAGGAAACTGGTAAACATACAAGCGATATCATAATAAGTAATCCGATATTTTTAGTGAGCTTTCTCATTATATTTTTCCTCTTATAAGTCTTGTTCTGAGCCTTTGTATACTCATAAAACTTACTGCTGTTATGACCAATATAAGTAAAGTTATAATAATAAAAGCAGCGAGTGCAAGCGGACGATTACTCCAATCACCTTCGAAAAACCATTGATAAGCAATAATTGCAATCATTTTCGGGTTTGTTGCTCCGACTAGAAAGGGTACTTCATAAGCTGCTACAATAAACGCAAACAAGATAATAAATGTCTCGATAATTACTGGGAGAAGCCATTTCCATTCGACTGTCCAAAATACATTCCAACCATTGCCACCAAGAGTACGTACAACATCCTCATACCGATTGTCAATTTCATAAAAAACAGGAATGAGCATGAGAATAACAAAGGGAACTTCCTTCCATATATAAGTCATCATTATCCCTAAACCATCTCGATCCATCGTCAATACTGGAAATTGACTTTGGTCACTAATGAGCTCAACTGAGTAAAAAATAGAAGCAATAATACCACTAGATGAAAATAGACTAAATACCATATAAGCTGCTACGAAATGCGGAAAAATCATCGGCATCCATACGAGTAACTTTAAGTGACTTTTTTGCAAAAAATGATAAATGAACTTTGCACTAATAAGGCCAATGATTAATGACATGACAGTTGATACCATAGTTACTCTTAAACTGAACTTGATTGATTGTATAAACACTGTATTGCTAAATAGCTCTTGATATATGTGCAGTGATACTCCACCACCAGTCGACTGTATCGATTCAATAATTCCATGAAGAACCCCATACGATATCAAGAGAATTGAGAACACCGTCACAGGAAAAAATAATAATAATGTCTTGTTATGGCGTTTGTACCACTTCATTTTGCCATGTCTCCTTCACCCAATTCACATATAGAGAATCTACTTCTGGTAATAAGTGATCCTTCAATACTTCTGAAGATAGTACAGAATCCCCTCTGTTGACTTGTCGTAATTGCTTTTGTAAGTCCTCGGAAAGCTTTGTAGGGTCTAGTGCCATATTCTCTCCCCACATAGAAGGCTCCATTTTCTTTAGTTGGGCTTCAGGTGATAATAAATAATTAATTGCAACCATTGCACCTGCCACGTTAGTACTGTTGTATGGAATCGTTAAAAAATGTGTATTCCCAATCGATCCAGAGTCAAACACAAATGTTTTTGTTGAATCTGGAAAGATCCCTTTTTCGATCAAGCTCTCAACACGTGCTTCATTATAACCCATTGTCATCCATACCTCACCATCACTATACAATCGATCTAATGCAGCTAAATCTTGAGGATAAGTTTCTCCTGACCTCCATAAAAAAGGTTTAATATCTCGTAAATAAGTCCACATTTCTTGACTTTGAGTATTAATATATTGTTCATCAAAACTTTGAGATAACAATTGATTTACTCCACCTGCTGCTTCATACATTAAATGGCGTAAAAACGCATTACCTGTAAAGTCACTCGCTTCTGGATATGTGAATTTTCCTTCGTTCTCCTTCACCCACACTTTTAGTTCCGCAAAAGTTCTTGGTGGTTCAGCTATATTTGCTGAATTGTAAGCTAATACAAATTGTACTTTCCCCCATGGAGCTTCCATATTTTCTGTCGGTGTACCAAAATCATATTGGACATCTAAGCTTTCTAAATCGACATATTGTTGGACATTCGGTAGTTTATTAGAAAATGCTCCTAGTAATAACTCATTTTCTTTAGCATTTTTAAAATTTTCACCATTAACCCATATAACATCAATTGTTCCTGAATCTTTGCCTGCTTTTTTTTCAGTTAACAATTTTTGAAGAATATTCTCTGTATCCATCGGTGTGCGGGTTAAAATAATGTCATGCTGCTCAAGTAGTCTAGGTGCAACCCAATCATCAATGTAAGAGTTAATTCCCTCATCTCCACCCCACATAAATATATTCACTTCTGTTCCACTGGCAAGTTCAATAGTATCTTTCCATTCTTGCTGAAGTATATTTTCAGCTCCGTGTTGGTTAGGTTGATTGTTGTTACATGCAGATAGTAGAAAGAGAAAAATAATTGATAAAATCTTCAATTTTTTCATATATTGTCCTCCTAGAAAAATATAATATCTTCACTTTCAAGGAGGATCTTACTCGGTATTCTCCCTGATTTTCCTGTTAGCTTTTGGCTGTTTTCACATATGTTGTTGTTTTTCGTATTTTTTAAAAAACACGCACACTACAAGAGTTCTTGGCATCTTTTCTTCTTTACAACGATGACTAACATATAAACCCACTTTTTATAGTGCTAATTTGGTAACTTTAACAACAAAATTCACAAAAAGAGCCGGAGCTATTACACTACCACTATGTGTAAGCTTTTCATTATAGTAGAGTAGCTGCACATTACATTTACCAATGTACAACTATTAAGTAATAGTGCATTGTCAATTACTCTTTACTCTTCGATTTATTAGAACAAAGAAAAAAATACGTATAAACCCAGTATGATTTTTAGCCAGTAACATGATAACAATTCACTTCTTACTGCCCTAATTTAGTACCAATAGTAAGAAAGTTTATGGAAAGAGCCTTGTTAAATGCTATTATCGCATAGACTATTATCACTCTGAATAGGGCATAGGGCATGCACAAAGGCACCTTTCTTTAACTAGATTATCTTAATTTTCCACAACTTGCATTGTTGTTTCAACACATTTAACGACAACAACCTTAATCAAAGATTAAAAAAAGAACCTTATGAATATATAACGAATATATTAACAATTTATTAAAAGCTCTCCAGCGTTGTAGGAAACATTTTCAAAATGTCTTTACCAATAAGCACTTTATCATCTAGATGTAATATCGGTAATGTTATATCATTAATGAGTTGTTGTAACTCAAGTAAATACTCTTTATGATGAAATATATTTTTTTCAGTAAATTGTATACTTTGCTGTTGTAAAAAATTCCGTATATACTGGCAAGACGAACACCCATCCATCGTATATAAAACCGTTGTCAACTTTCATTCCCTCCTTACAATGTCAATTCTAATGACATCAAAACTCTTTTTCAGTAAGACAGCTTACATACATTACACCTATCTATGGATATACTTTGGAGGAAGAACAAACACAAATAAAATTTGTTCTTTATCTTATCTATTTGTGGTACATTGAATAAGTCATTTAATTATGAAAGGGAGAGATCATACATGGAGAAAATCACATCACTTGATCAGTTCAACGATATTACAGCGAGGGATGAAAAATCAATCATCAAATTTTATACAAATTGGTGCCCAGATTGCAGACGTATGGACATGTTTATAGGTGAAATTATTGACGAAAATCCTTCATTAAACTGGTTCGAGATAAATAAAGATGATTTCCCTGAACTAGCGGAAAAATATGATGTAATGGGAATTCCAAGTTTGCTAATATTTAAAAATGGTGACAAACTTAGTCATCTGCATAGTGCAAATGCTAAAACACCTGAACAAGTAAGACAATTTCTAAATGAATAATAATGAGTAGAGCCATTGCAGAATTTATGCAGTGGCTTTATTGTAGTATATATTTTGTTGTACTTCTCATACTACAAGTAATGCTTACTAAGGAGGTTGCTCATATCATGGATCGATTTAAGGATAATAAAAAAAGTAACAGGAAAGTGGACCAAGAAAAAAAATTTATTCAACAAACATATACAAAAAGCCCAAAACAACCTTCTCCACAGCCTAAAGATTATGAAGATATAGAATATTAACGGAATCGTTCAAGCGCCTATCATCATAAACCTTATCTTCATAAGGCGCTTTTTTTTTGAGTGAAATTATTTGGTGTATTATGAATTATGAACTCAGGCCTACAGTTTTAGTGTTCCAAATATGCTGTTAATTTTATCAGCATGTCTTGAAGTTTTTGTGCATTTCTAGCATACATGTCTTTTGCTGTACGATTTTCAGTTTGTAGTGCAAACAATTCAAAATCTGCTTCACATTTTTTTAAAGAGGCTAATAGCAATTGCTTTTCTTGTGGTTTAGGAATTTCTATTTTATCGTCATAAACATCTATGGTAAGCTGCCCATAGGAGTCGACCTGTGCAAGAAACACATTTTCTATAGCTACTCCTTTTTTATCTAGCTCTTCCTTTAACCACCTTCTATTTAAGCCTATCGTAGTAAGGGGCTCATCAAAGATTTGCCCATCCATAACAACAGTTTGGGGCTCCTTTATAGCAGGGGGATTATCAATAACATCCTCAACTGAAAGTGGCTGCTTTTCCTTTTTTAGTAAAACGCTTAAATCTCCATTCGTTTCTAATGTAGCAAATTCAACATCAGCAAATTTAAAGACATCTTTCTTCCTGAGTTGCTCTAATAGCTCATCTAGAGTATATTTTTCCTTTTTTAAATTGTCCTCCATGATTTTTCCGTTTTTAATGAACACTGTAGAGTTTCCCTCTACGAAATCTCTGAACTTTTTATTATGTAAAGATAGGAATGAAATAGCTACAGGAAACATTGACCAAATAAAAATGCTTATTAATCCATGCATGACGTTTAGGCCAAGATCCATTGAAAGAGTTCCGGCAATATCACCAATTGTAATCCCAACAATATATTCAAAAAATGATAATTTGGATAATTGCTTTTTCCCTAATATTTTTGTGATGACAAATAAACCAATAATGATTGAAAAAGAACGGATGACAACCTCTATCCAATCAAGCATAGCGTTAGCTCCTTCTCGTAAATATTAAAAACCTCTATATTGAGGCTCTTCTCCTTCTAGCTCTCCTACACGTACTTTGATATCATTAATAATGTCTTCAGTTATTAGCATCGCTTCATGAAAATTACGTTTAGCCTCATCCTCTACTGATGTTAGTGCTAAACTTTGTAATCCTGCATGAATACCCTTTAAGCTTGCTAAGCTTTGCTTTACTTGTGATCCAACCGTCATATCTATCACCTCTTATCCTTTTGGTTTAAAGAGTAACGCTCCGATAAATCCGAATATGATAGCTGCTGAAATCCCCGCACTAGTTACTTCAAACATACCTGTCAGCACTCCAATGATGCCATGTTTTTCTGCTTCTTGTAACGCACCGTGAACGAGAGAATTCCCAAAACTTGTAATCGGAATAGTTGCACCTGCACCTGCAAAATCAATGAACGGTTCATATAAACCAACTCCGTCAAGTATAGCTCCAGCAACAACTAGAATACTTAAAGTATGTGCAGGAGTTAATTTAAACACATCAAACATAATTTGTCCGATAACACATATTAAACCACCAACCACAAAGGCCCAAAAGAAAGTTGCAATCATTCACATTTCATCTCCATTCTCTATGGCTACTGCATGTGCTATGCAAGGAATTGTTTCTCCTTGTTGAAATGAAAGCGGAGATAGTAATGCACCTGTAGCAATGACGAGTATTCTTTTCAGTTCTCCTGCTTTCATACGGTTAAGTAAATAACCGTACGTAACTGAAGCTGAACAGCCTGCCCCACTTGCGCCAGCCAATACAGGCTGACCTTCCCGGTAGATAAGTAACCCACAATCTTGATACTTATGATCTTCGATAGCTAGTCCATGTTTTTTTAATAGATCGAGCGAAATCTCTCTTCCGATATGTGCTAAATCACCTGTAATAATTAAATCATAATGATCTGGATTAATATTCATATCCTGAAAATGAGCCTCTATCGTTTCAACAGCTGCAGGTGCCATTGCTCCGCCCATATTAAAGGGATCAGTTAAACCCATGTCGACGACCCTTCCTATTGTAGCTGAAGTAATTCGCGGTCCTTTCCCCTCTTTACTCACTAATGCAGCACCTGATGCAGTTACAGTCCACTGTGCTGTTGGAGGCTTTTGTCCACCATATTCAGTAGGATAACGGAATTGTTTTTCCACAGCAGAATTATGACTAGTAGCACCGGTTAACACATAATTTGCACCTTGATAATTTACAAGAAAAGCACTTAATGCTAATGCCTCCATTGAAGTTGCACAAGCGCTAAAAACACCTAAGTATGGTGCACCAATAGACTGTGTTGCAAATGTTGTGGGAGTCATTTGGTTAATTAAATCACCACCTATAACAAACTGTACTTTGTCCTTTGGTAAATGAGCTTTTTCAAGTGTTTTAAAACATGCTTCTTCAAATAATATTTTGTGAGCTTTTTCATAAGAGTCCTCACCTAGCCACAAATCTTCGTGTAATAAGTCAAAATGATCCGCTAGCTTTCCGTTTGCTTCGAATGGTCCACCTACGGTACCTGTTGATATGATGACAGGCTTATGATCAAACACCCATGTACGATGACCTTTCAGCATTTATAGGCCACCCCATTGTGTAACAATCGTTTTTATTAACCCAACGACAAATGCGGAAAATGTACCAAACAGAATAACTGATCCTGCAAGCTTAAACATATTCCCTCCTACACCAAGAACAAAACCTTCCGTACGATGCTCAATGCACGCAGAAATAACTGCATTACCAAATCCCGTAACCGGAACTGCACTTCCGGCACCTCCAAACTGTGCAATCCTATCATAAACCCCAAAACCAG
It contains:
- a CDS encoding CDP-alcohol phosphatidyltransferase family protein, encoding MLDTHARKYVQPIFQRSAKGLLKIGLSANQTTVISFVIGITTGVFIYFDYTVLALIALWVSGFLDAVDGTMARLTKPSPFGTVLDVTFDRVVEISVILGLAFRYPDAMWSLLLLSVSIIVAMTIFLTVGAVTEKEGIKSFYYQPGLAERTEGFLLFSAMMIFTNVLVWLTLLFLVVEIFTTAQRLLEAKRILS
- a CDS encoding thioredoxin family protein, translated to MEKITSLDQFNDITARDEKSIIKFYTNWCPDCRRMDMFIGEIIDENPSLNWFEINKDDFPELAEKYDVMGIPSLLIFKNGDKLSHLHSANAKTPEQVRQFLNE
- a CDS encoding DUF421 domain-containing protein, which codes for MLDWIEVVIRSFSIIIGLFVITKILGKKQLSKLSFFEYIVGITIGDIAGTLSMDLGLNVMHGLISIFIWSMFPVAISFLSLHNKKFRDFVEGNSTVFIKNGKIMEDNLKKEKYTLDELLEQLRKKDVFKFADVEFATLETNGDLSVLLKKEKQPLSVEDVIDNPPAIKEPQTVVMDGQIFDEPLTTIGLNRRWLKEELDKKGVAIENVFLAQVDSYGQLTIDVYDDKIEIPKPQEKQLLLASLKKCEADFELFALQTENRTAKDMYARNAQKLQDMLIKLTAYLEH
- a CDS encoding ABC transporter substrate-binding protein; protein product: MKKLKILSIIFLFLLSACNNNQPNQHGAENILQQEWKDTIELASGTEVNIFMWGGDEGINSYIDDWVAPRLLEQHDIILTRTPMDTENILQKLLTEKKAGKDSGTIDVIWVNGENFKNAKENELLLGAFSNKLPNVQQYVDLESLDVQYDFGTPTENMEAPWGKVQFVLAYNSANIAEPPRTFAELKVWVKENEGKFTYPEASDFTGNAFLRHLMYEAAGGVNQLLSQSFDEQYINTQSQEMWTYLRDIKPFLWRSGETYPQDLAALDRLYSDGEVWMTMGYNEARVESLIEKGIFPDSTKTFVFDSGSIGNTHFLTIPYNSTNVAGAMVAINYLLSPEAQLKKMEPSMWGENMALDPTKLSEDLQKQLRQVNRGDSVLSSEVLKDHLLPEVDSLYVNWVKETWQNEVVQTP
- a CDS encoding TVP38/TMEM64 family protein gives rise to the protein MKKQTIIKIILLIAVLITLIWINNKYLNITPTLIREWILSFGLFAPVIYVILYTVRPLILFPASILSLAAGLAFGAVNGTIYTVVGATCGAALSFWVARKLGKNISNKEWTGKAKSIQTQIEKQGFIYVLLLRLLPIFNFDMISYIAGISKVRFKDFVLATFIGIIPGTFAYNFLGSSFAHGDMKIVIIAVIVFLLALIIPIFTSKKLKKRLGLTK
- a CDS encoding glutaredoxin family protein, whose amino-acid sequence is MTTVLYTMDGCSSCQYIRNFLQQQSIQFTEKNIFHHKEYLLELQQLINDITLPILHLDDKVLIGKDILKMFPTTLESF
- a CDS encoding ABC transporter permease, producing MRKLTKNIGLLIMISLVCLPVSLIVVNSFSYGWRFGHVVPEHYSARGWMILFKDQKLIEALQTTITIGIGVLILNFIIAFPAAKGLAQKSFFGKSMFETLLLLPILIPSLAVAMGLHITFIKLGLADHWLGVTIVHLIPTVPYTVRILRAGYERIGVKWEEQAKSLGASPLKIFATITLPLLYPSVRTASFLIFVISLSQYVLTALIGGGTVVTLATIYYPYFNTVDDAVIASFSILFAILPIGFMLCIELVIRTVIYIAKR
- a CDS encoding DUF1657 domain-containing protein, which translates into the protein MTVGSQVKQSLASLKGIHAGLQSLALTSVEDEAKRNFHEAMLITEDIINDIKVRVGELEGEEPQYRGF
- a CDS encoding ABC transporter ATP-binding protein; translated protein: MDESFVSCINVSMQYGKTSVVDDINFQLDQGEILSLVGPSGSGKTTILRSIAGLEQVSTGEIWVDGINVTHAKAEDRPIVMMFQHPLLFPHLTVLENIMYGAKKLYKQRRNRMYHARQLLEKIELMDYEKKYPYELSGGQQQRVALGRALMTKPKLLLLDEPFSSLDPELRSSIREWVVSLLQKENITTIFVTHDKEEAMTIGNRVAIVMENKIQQLGAPLDVYTHPVNVEVARFFSDGLITDHNKFIPIQELELLPSNNQIDQHKLAFSGMVINRFIKHGQLFDQIEVDNINKSVIVPSNSRVKIGEKVKLVTNRSNVHTFLA
- the spoVAE gene encoding stage V sporulation protein AE, with the protein product MIATFFWAFVVGGLICVIGQIMFDVFKLTPAHTLSILVVAGAILDGVGLYEPFIDFAGAGATIPITSFGNSLVHGALQEAEKHGIIGVLTGMFEVTSAGISAAIIFGFIGALLFKPKG
- a CDS encoding dihydrolipoyl dehydrogenase family protein — translated: MKKYDLVVIGGGAGGLTVAAGASSLGAKVALIEKEEQPGGDCLHYGCVPSKALIESAKIVHHAKTQTEQFGLQLQGKPSLDAAMTRVKLAINTIAKHDDADRFRSMGVDVYIGIGSFRSSHEIEISTGEVVYGKRIVISTGSRPFIPPIKGMNDIDYITNETIFSLKEAPGRLLVIGGGPIGLELAQSLARFGSEVTVVERSEILLSKEDEEIVPYVQKHLEDEMTIYTNASVEEVSKQSGHISVSIKKDDSQVQLQVDQILIASGRIPNTAKLNLSAAGVQVDQRGTVVVDDYLRTNIKHIFAVGDVNGRFPFTHVAGMEGKLIVQNAVLGISKKVNYDNVPWVTYSDPEVFHLGLTEREAKETYGDISVFSQPLADVDRFVSDHNTNGMVKIIANNKGKIIGAHAVGVGAGDWMQEIVYAKQYNQKIGSVSQVIHPYPNHAAAVQRTTDLYWREKLFNSSLPKITEKYIKWFR
- a CDS encoding YjcZ family sporulation protein, whose translation is MYCGSGCYGYPGYGYGGPYGGSSFVLLVILFILLIIVGATVFMY
- a CDS encoding ABC transporter permease, yielding MKWYKRHNKTLLLFFPVTVFSILLISYGVLHGIIESIQSTGGGVSLHIYQELFSNTVFIQSIKFSLRVTMVSTVMSLIIGLISAKFIYHFLQKSHLKLLVWMPMIFPHFVAAYMVFSLFSSSGIIASIFYSVELISDQSQFPVLTMDRDGLGIMMTYIWKEVPFVILMLIPVFYEIDNRYEDVVRTLGGNGWNVFWTVEWKWLLPVIIETFIILFAFIVAAYEVPFLVGATNPKMIAIIAYQWFFEGDWSNRPLALAAFIIITLLILVITAVSFMSIQRLRTRLIRGKI